In the genome of Mytilus edulis chromosome 3, xbMytEdul2.2, whole genome shotgun sequence, one region contains:
- the LOC139516490 gene encoding uncharacterized protein, whose translation MSSYILTVTATEVIVSKAGKALDRFGKDSLKYLQTVGKTAEKLGKSILRGGDKWFKSTGKKLKEMGRRLEDVSKDLLKKSAKGLTHISKQLAKGIKDTLNGLKKTTRPLIKGTVKLLNTVGKTAHEAIKDLGKGISKTLLNTARLLGDAVRRVLNTRLPQVRLPRVRLPRVRLPRVSFRAPRIYVRLPRVSFRGPRFGRRWGKKRDTQKIVRDMSCSCTMCDPFDEGVSETEMTKRVCGSSYFSNQSQFDSEFNDLSSLHDFTVNNQLVTKIFMDRTSVRFTNNGFYLTNSKLTFSAPNGKELYVKMTKGMPLVGMTPLNTTEIASMEGPNVFKLLKMNH comes from the exons ATGTCGTCTTACATTCTAACTGTGACTGCCACTGAAGTCATCGTGTCGAAGGCGGGAAAAGCTCTTGATCGGTTCGGTAAAGATAGTTTGAAATACCTTCAAACTGTTGGTAAAACAGCAGAAAAACTGGGAAAGTCTATTCTTAGAGGTGGAGACAAATGGTTTAAATCGACTGGAAAAAAACTGAAAGAAATGGGAAGAAGATTAGAAGACGTTTCAAAGGACTTATTGAAAAAAAGTGCCAAAGGACTAACGCATATATCTAAGCAACTTGCTAAAGGCATTAAAGATACGTTAAACGGTCTTAAGAAAACAACTAGGCCACTCATAAAAGGAACTGTTAAACTTTTGAATACTGTTGGAAAAACTGCACACGAAGCTATCAAGGATTTGGGCAAGGGTATATCTAAAACACTATTAAATACAGCCAGATTGCTAGGAGATGCTGTAAGGAGAGTACTCAACACACGACTACCACAAGTACGACTTCCTCGAGTACGACTTCCTCGAGTACGACTTCCTCGGGTATCTTTCCGTGCTCCACGTATATATGTACGACTTCCTCGAGTATCCTTCCGTGGTCCAA GGTTTGGTCGTCGCTGGGGAAAAAAACGAGATACACAAAAAATAGTGCGTGATATGAGTTGTTCATGTACTATGTGTGACCCTTTCGATGAAGGAGTTTCTGAAACGGAAATGACAAAAAGAG TGTGTGGATCCAGTTATTTCTCAAATCAATCTCAATTCGATTCGGAGTTTAATGATTTAAGCAGCTTGCATGATTTTACAGTTAATAATCAACTTGTTACAAAG ATTTTTATGGATAGAACGTCTGTACGATTCACCAACAACGGGTTTTACCTAACCAATTCAAAACTGACGTTTTCAGCTCCAAACGGAAAGGAATTATATGTAAAGATGACTAAAGGAATGCCGTTAGTTGGAATGACGCCTTTAAATACTACAGAAATTGCGAGTATGGAAGGGCCAAATGTTTTCAAGTTACTGAAAATGAATCATTGA
- the LOC139516489 gene encoding uncharacterized protein, whose protein sequence is MSCSCTMCDPFDEGVSETEMTKRVCGSSYFSNQAQFDSEFNDFSSLHDFTVNNQLVTKIFMDKTSVQFTNNGFYLTNSKLTFSAPNGKELYVKMTKGMPLVGMTPLNTTEIASMEGPNVFKLLKMNP, encoded by the exons ATGAGTTGTTCATGTACTATGTGTGACCCTTTCGATGAAGGAGTTTCTGAAACGGAAATGACAAAAAGAG TGTGTGGATCCAGTTATTTCTCAAATCAAGCTCAATTCGATTCGGAGTTTAATGATTTTAGCAGCTTGCATGATTTTACAGTTAATAATCAACTTGTTACAAAG ATTTTTATGGATAAAACGTCTGTACAATTCACCAACAACGGGTTTTACCTAACCAATTCAAAACTGACGTTTTCAGCTCCAAACGGAAAGGAATTATATGTAAAGATGACTAAAGGAATGCCGTTAGTTGGAATGACGCCTTTAAATACTACAGAAATTGCGAGTATGGAAGGGCCAAATGTTTTCAAGTTACTGAAAATGAATCCTTGA
- the LOC139515254 gene encoding toll-like receptor 4 codes for MTVITSLVYRYRWKIRYMYYMTKGKYSYQKISPDDDDGEYSYDAFISYSDDDRSFVLKDCIEKLEKEENFRLCIHQREFMPGQYITVNITNCIHTSRTTVCLITRKFLESYYCMFEFNMARMESIYSRNGKTILFLVFYEQILPKELPLVMLELVQKESYIEYPNDEQGNVVFWEKIKVTLRTNVWA; via the coding sequence ATGACTGTTATAACAAGTTTAGTGTATCGATACCGGTGGAAAATacgatacatgtattatatgacaAAAGGAAAGTACAGCTATCAGAAAATATCGCCCGATGATGACGATGGAGAATATTCGTATGATGCATTTATATCATACTCCGATGATGATAGAAGCTTTGTCCTTAAAGACTGCATTGAAAAActtgaaaaagaagaaaacttcAGGCTATGCATACATCAACGTGAGTTTATGCCTGGACAATACATCACAGTGAACATAACAAATTGCATCCACACAAGTAGAACAACAGTCTGTTTGATAACAAGAAAATTTCTCGAGTCATATTACTGCATGTTCGAATTCAACATGGCACGTATGGAGAGTATTTATTCACGAAATGGAAAGACTATTTTATTCCTTGTGTTTTATGAACAAATTCTGCCAAAGGAACTTCCACTTGTCATGCTAGAACTAGTCCAGAAAGAGTCTTACATTGAATACCCCAATGACGAACAAGGAAATGTTGTATTCTGGGAGAAAATAAAAGTAACGTTAAGAACAAATGTTTGGGCATGA